A window of Cryptomeria japonica chromosome 3, Sugi_1.0, whole genome shotgun sequence contains these coding sequences:
- the LOC131874635 gene encoding cytochrome P450 750A1-like produces the protein MAWLNSPVIQLGFSLIFLWMIYRFITKNKRKSDKEELGLPPGPRPWPVVGNLHLLGSLPHKALAKLATKYGPIMFLRLGSVPTVVVSSPAMAKEFLKTHDLIFANRPPTSAGKYMTYERRDVAQSPYGEYWRQMRKLCTMELLTPKRTESFRWVREEEVSAMVRSVWEESQHGVRLVNLRKHIFSVLLNIVCRMFAGRSYSDHQLSGGQEFSQMVAEIMHLTGVIVTGDFIPSLAFLDWGGYCRRMQAINKVFDEFADKLIDEHIERRRVKKSEKSDIVDVMLDMAEIGSAEIQVSRLHIKAIITDMLIAGVETSTTTIEWAMTELLRNPQAMSRAQEEIELKVGRDRMVRESDLVSLHYLRCVVKETLRLHAPAPLLMAHESTQGCNVGEYYIPPKTRLFVNVWAIGRDERVWEDPLEFKPERFIGSSIDVNGHHFELLSFGTGRRGCPGIYMGLSSVYLVVAQLIHCFHWNVEGDLDMEETFGLTLPKKFPISAFPSWKLTTDNPS, from the exons ATGGCGTGGCTTAATTCCCCTGTAATACAGTTGGGTTTTTCACTCATCTTCCTCTGGATGATATACAGATTTATCACAAAAAATAAGAGAAAGAGCGACAAGGAAGAGTTGGGATTGCCACCAGGGCCACGGCCATGGCCGGTGGTAGGCAATCTCCATCTTTTGGGAAGTCTTCCTCACAAAGCTCTGGCTAAGCTGGCAACCAAGTACGGGCCCATCATGTTCCTACGCCTGGGCTCGGTGCCCACGGTGGTGGTCTCTTCTCCTGCCATGGCCAAAGAGTTTCTTAAAACCCATGATTTGATCTTCGCCAACAGGCCCCCTACATCGGCGGGCAAGTACATGACCTACGAGCGCAGAGACGTGGCGCAATCCCCTTACGGAGAGTACTGGCGGCAGATGAGAAAGCTGTGCACAATGGAATTGCTGACGCCCAAGAGAACGGAGTCATTCAGGTGGGTGAGGGAGGAAGAGGTGTCCGCCATGGTCAGATCTGTGTGGGAGGAGAGCCAGCATGGCGTGCGCCTCGTCAATCTCAGGAAGCACATCTTTTCCGTCTTACTCAACATTGTGTGCAGAATGTTTGCAGGGAGAAGTTACTCCGACCATCAATTGAGCGGAGGGCAGGAGTTTTCACAGATGGTGGCTGAGATTATGCATCTGACGGGAGTAATTGTTACGGGAGACTTCATTCCCTCTCTTGCTTTTCTCGATTGGGGAGGCTACTGCCGCCGCATGCAGGCCATCAATAAGGTATTTGATGAGTTTGCTGACAAGCTCATCGATGAGCACATTGAGCGAAGAAGGGTTAAAAAGTCGGAAAAATCGGACATTGTGGACGTGATGCTGGACATGGCTGAGATCGGAAGTGCGGAGATACAAGTCTCTCGGCTTCACATCAAAGCAATCATCACG GATATGTTAATTGCTGGAGTAGAGACATCTACCACAACTATAGAATGGGCGATGACTGAGCTGTTGAGAAACCCTCAAGCAATGTCAAGGGCACAAGAGGAGATTGAATTAAAGGTTGGAAGAGACCGTATGGTAAGAGAGAGTGATCTGGTAAGCTTACACTACTTGCGATGTGTGGTGAAGGAAACTCTTCGACTACATGCACCAGCGCCCTTGCTCATGGCACACGAGTCCACCCAGGGTTGCAATGTTGGAGAATACTACATTCCACCAAAAACAAGGTTATTTGTGAATGTTTGGGCAATCGGAAGAGATGAAAGAGTTTGGGAAGATCCTTTAGAATTCAAGCCCGAGAGATTTATTGGCTCAAGCATAGATGTGAATGGCCACCACTTCGAATTGTTGTCTTTCGGAACAGGAAGGAGAGGATGCCCTGGGATTTACATGGGGCTTTCTTCTGTTTACTTGGTTGTGGCTCAGCTCATACATTGCTTTCATTGGAATGTGGAGGGTGATTTGGATATGGAGGAAACGTTTGGATTGACCCTACCAAAGAAGTTTCCTATCTCTGCTTTTCCCTCCTGGAAGCTCACCACTGACAACCCATCATAA